In Gimesia benthica, a single window of DNA contains:
- a CDS encoding IS3 family transposase, producing the protein MHEAYRDSDSVYCYRKVLEDILEQNLRCCLESVRRTMREEGLISKVKRQFVVTTDSNHHFPVAENLFDRRNMKWRRMNIISVEHRCRSDQIQVLVSTGMTSNRLVAIFQQRFDPLARVPIPVGEPTRLSFCCH; encoded by the coding sequence ATCCACGAGGCGTATCGTGATAGCGACTCCGTCTACTGTTATCGCAAAGTTCTTGAAGACATCCTGGAACAAAACCTGCGATGCTGCCTCGAATCGGTGCGGCGGACCATGCGTGAAGAAGGCCTGATTTCCAAGGTCAAACGCCAGTTTGTCGTCACCACCGATTCCAATCATCACTTTCCCGTGGCTGAGAATCTATTTGATCGGAGAAATATGAAATGGCGTAGGATGAACATTATTTCTGTCGAACACCGCTGTCGTTCAGACCAGATCCAAGTCCTGGTCTCCACGGGTATGACGAGTAACCGCCTCGTCGCTATTTTTCAACAGCGGTTCGATCCGCTGGCACGAGTACCGATTCCAGTAGGCGAACCAACTCGTCTTTCGTTTTGCTGCCATTGA
- a CDS encoding thioredoxin family protein: MRTIIINALPVAIFMLLASCGPETGTQEGHSVGHEAVIVLTDAIYEEHVLRSNEPVLVDFWAAWCQPCLEMKPIIRELAEEYDGRVKIGQMNVKDNPFTTAKYEIEAIPALLLFQDGKLFRRINGSKTKDELVRLLESVLVPADRTAVEK, from the coding sequence ATGCGAACAATCATAATCAACGCACTGCCAGTTGCGATATTTATGCTGCTTGCGAGCTGCGGTCCGGAGACAGGAACGCAGGAGGGGCATTCTGTGGGTCACGAGGCCGTGATTGTGTTGACCGATGCGATTTATGAAGAGCACGTGTTGCGTAGCAATGAGCCAGTGCTGGTTGACTTTTGGGCGGCTTGGTGCCAGCCGTGTCTGGAGATGAAACCTATCATCCGGGAACTGGCGGAAGAGTACGATGGACGGGTCAAGATTGGACAAATGAATGTAAAGGACAATCCATTCACGACCGCGAAATACGAGATCGAGGCGATACCGGCACTCCTGCTCTTTCAGGACGGAAAACTCTTCAGGCGAATCAATGGCAGCAAAACGAAAGACGAGTTGGTTCGCCTACTGGAATCGGTACTCGTGCCAGCGGATCGAACCGCTGTTGAAAAATAG
- a CDS encoding heavy metal translocating P-type ATPase: protein MKEYRFRVANLDCENDAARLRRSLASQSDVELLQILASSGTVRIRAEEQKVSQDDLEGQLREFGFPVQKRGETAEPQPFWKDPKVLSSLISGVLLLVGWLLGYALPDWLPLTLYTLSVLVGGYYFGREAIEEVLFERRIDIELLMTVAAIAAYVLGQPAEAAMLVFLYSISEALEGYTESKTRSAVRALMDLAPKTALLLIDGKEREIPVEDLRVGDMFLVRPGQAVATDGEVAAGRSSLNQAPVTGESLPVEKQPGETVFAGSINGEGSLEVRATKAFAENTISRIIQMVEEAQERKGESQRFIERFGFWYSPAVLLIGFLLAVIPALWFSTSGTDWTIRATVFIVAAAPCALVISIPVTLVASLGTGARNGVLIKGGIYVEQLARIRVVALDKTGTITRGQPEVTEVILAEQDESIPPRQEILAVAAGIERLSQHPLARAIQSYVEAEGVDPAEIAAFNSLTGAGASATFNGTTLHIGKPSLFEDQLGISLDPLWEQIVRLQAEGQTVVVFGDDRIPWGLFAIRDNIRPKARQAIDDLRRTGVEKVVMLTGDNERTAQAIAKEAGIDDCYADLKPEDKVAKVRELARSLGHVVMVGDGVNDAPALAEATVGVAMGAAGTDVALETADVALMADDLEKLVYALHLARRNQRVVRQNLVLSGLVISVLVVGAVAGWFSLPIAVLGHELSEFLVIGNGLRMLRD from the coding sequence ATGAAAGAATACCGTTTCCGAGTTGCCAACCTGGATTGTGAGAATGACGCTGCGCGTTTGCGTCGGTCGCTCGCATCTCAGTCGGATGTCGAGTTGCTTCAAATCCTGGCTTCTTCGGGAACCGTTCGTATTCGAGCCGAGGAACAGAAAGTCTCGCAAGATGACCTCGAAGGCCAGCTTCGTGAGTTTGGTTTCCCCGTTCAGAAACGGGGTGAAACCGCTGAACCGCAGCCGTTCTGGAAAGACCCGAAGGTTCTTTCCTCGCTAATCTCAGGCGTGCTGCTGCTTGTCGGTTGGTTGCTCGGTTACGCCCTTCCTGATTGGCTGCCGCTGACGCTGTATACGCTCAGTGTTCTGGTCGGCGGATACTATTTCGGTCGCGAAGCAATTGAAGAAGTGCTCTTCGAGCGGCGGATTGACATTGAGCTGCTGATGACGGTCGCCGCCATTGCGGCCTACGTGCTCGGCCAACCTGCCGAAGCGGCGATGCTGGTGTTTCTGTATTCGATCAGCGAGGCGCTCGAAGGATACACGGAATCGAAGACACGGTCGGCGGTTCGAGCGCTGATGGACTTGGCGCCCAAGACCGCCTTGCTGCTTATCGATGGAAAAGAACGCGAGATTCCTGTCGAAGACCTGCGAGTCGGCGACATGTTTCTCGTCAGGCCGGGGCAGGCAGTGGCGACTGACGGCGAGGTGGCTGCTGGTCGCTCAAGCCTTAATCAGGCTCCTGTGACCGGTGAGAGCCTTCCGGTCGAGAAGCAACCCGGCGAGACGGTTTTTGCAGGCAGCATAAATGGTGAAGGCTCTCTGGAGGTAAGGGCGACGAAGGCGTTTGCCGAGAACACGATTTCACGCATCATCCAGATGGTCGAAGAGGCTCAGGAACGCAAGGGGGAAAGCCAGCGGTTCATCGAGCGATTTGGCTTCTGGTACAGCCCCGCCGTTCTACTGATTGGCTTCCTGCTTGCGGTTATTCCGGCCTTGTGGTTTTCCACATCCGGGACAGACTGGACGATCCGTGCCACGGTGTTCATTGTCGCGGCGGCTCCGTGTGCCCTAGTTATTTCTATCCCGGTGACACTTGTCGCCTCGCTCGGCACGGGGGCGCGGAATGGGGTGCTGATCAAAGGGGGCATATACGTCGAGCAACTGGCGCGTATCAGGGTTGTAGCCCTGGACAAGACGGGCACGATCACCCGAGGTCAACCGGAGGTCACGGAGGTCATTTTGGCCGAACAGGATGAGTCGATTCCCCCCCGTCAGGAGATCCTCGCTGTGGCGGCAGGCATTGAACGGCTGAGCCAACACCCATTAGCGCGAGCCATCCAGAGCTACGTTGAGGCGGAAGGAGTCGACCCCGCTGAAATTGCAGCGTTCAATTCTCTGACCGGTGCGGGGGCTTCGGCGACCTTCAATGGAACAACGCTGCACATCGGCAAGCCAAGTTTGTTCGAAGATCAGCTTGGTATTAGTCTTGATCCGCTTTGGGAGCAGATAGTCCGCCTCCAGGCCGAAGGCCAGACGGTTGTGGTTTTCGGAGACGACCGCATCCCGTGGGGGCTGTTCGCCATCCGCGACAATATCCGCCCAAAAGCCCGTCAGGCCATTGATGACTTGCGCAGGACTGGAGTAGAGAAAGTGGTCATGCTCACCGGTGACAACGAGCGCACGGCCCAGGCGATTGCCAAAGAGGCCGGCATCGACGACTGCTATGCCGACCTAAAGCCGGAGGACAAGGTCGCAAAGGTGCGTGAACTCGCCCGAAGCCTCGGACATGTCGTGATGGTAGGAGACGGAGTCAATGACGCCCCGGCGCTGGCTGAAGCCACGGTCGGCGTGGCAATGGGGGCGGCTGGCACCGATGTGGCTTTGGAAACAGCGGACGTGGCACTGATGGCCGACGACCTGGAGAAGCTGGTTTACGCCCTACACTTGGCCCGCCGTAACCAGCGGGTCGTTCGACAGAACCTCGTCTTGTCGGGGCTGGTGATCAGTGTGCTGGTTGTCGGGGCGGTGGCCGGTTGGTTCTCGCTCCCGATCGCCGTGCTTGGACATGAACTCAGTGAGTTTCTGGTAATCGGCAACGGTCTACGGATGCTAAGGGACTGA
- a CDS encoding heavy-metal-associated domain-containing protein, which produces MYRLLTCVALALAVYSTSSLWAADDTVSANTIKTTITLQVLTCEGCAKNIAAELSEVPGVGGVKTDVKSKTATVTPKVNAILSPLQLWEAVEKAGKTPVKLTGPSGTFTSKPKM; this is translated from the coding sequence ATGTATCGTTTGTTAACTTGTGTCGCGCTGGCCTTGGCCGTTTATTCAACGAGTTCCTTGTGGGCGGCTGACGACACTGTAAGTGCCAACACCATAAAAACGACTATCACCTTGCAGGTGCTGACGTGCGAAGGCTGCGCCAAGAATATTGCCGCAGAATTGTCCGAAGTGCCCGGAGTGGGCGGTGTCAAGACGGACGTGAAGTCCAAGACTGCAACCGTCACTCCCAAGGTCAATGCGATACTCTCGCCGCTGCAACTGTGGGAAGCCGTTGAGAAGGCCGGTAAAACACCAGTCAAGCTTACAGGCCCCAGTGGAACCTTTACATCTAAACCGAAGATGTGA
- a CDS encoding efflux RND transporter permease subunit, translated as MLNWLIDFSLRHRALVILAAGLFAVVGAFSLQQLDIDAFPDTTPVQIQINTVAPSLASEEIERQITFPVEQAISGLPGLNQLRSISKFGLSQVVVIFDDGIDIYFARQLINERLSTVELPAGISRPQMGPVSTGLGEVFHYVLVYDGVDFSKVSKEERVKRLTELRTIHDWVVKPQLRSVRGVAEVNSWGGYEKQYQVRLDPERLFKYGLTFEQVSDALQTNNENVGGGTITDGSEMLLVHGVGRTVNIEEIKDIVITSEDGVPIRVRDVADVQIGHEIRRGAVTANGRGEAVLGLGFMLMGENSHDVTWSIKEKIQSIQETLPAGVKIQTVYDRTELIDHVIHTVQKNLFEGGLLVVAVLFIFLGNLRAGLIVAMAIPLSMLFAFSGMLKFGIAASLLSLGAIDFGLVVDSSVVMIENCVRHLAHNRDGRSRLQIIRDAAVEVRKPTMFGELIIMIVYLPILTLEGIEGKLFRPMAMTVIMALAGSMVLSLTLMPVLASLFLPKNIQEKEPLLIRVLKRLYAPVLRFTMHHKAFVIGSALLLLVSVFGLVAPNLGSEFVPRLSEGAITINVVRLAGTTMEESIRYNTKMEQVLLEKFPDEIAQVWSRIGTAEVATDPMGTELTDLFLTLHPRERWMRAETQEELTKLVQEELRDLPGPRLAMSQPIEMRMNEMISGVRSDVAAILYGDDLDLMVAKASEVERALQSIPGAEDVKVEQVSGQPVLQIRVKQDEIARYGITASTIMNLVRALGTHNVGEVYEGQLRFPLIIRLPEKARADPDAIRQILVATPSGERIPLSRLATIEKVEGPNTIKRDWYQRRITIEANVRGRDLGSFVAEAQRVVDEKVQLPAGRYRIDWGGQFENLQRAQTRLMIVVPVALLMILSLLYMTYRNWVDSFRVFTGVPFAWIGGILALWIRDMPFSISAAVGFIALSGVAVLDDMLLVSTIRLLRRRGRSLDEAVEEAAMTRLRPILMTTLVASLGFVPMAFSTGMGAEVQRPLATVVIGGVCSAMIMSLLVLRVLYVVFNLPVESLHKNDDRGDDDGHRLEPDEPIEPELRHTPEPASI; from the coding sequence ATGCTTAATTGGCTCATTGATTTCTCGCTACGCCATCGTGCGTTAGTGATATTGGCGGCAGGTCTGTTCGCTGTCGTTGGTGCGTTTTCGCTTCAGCAACTCGACATCGACGCCTTCCCGGACACGACCCCGGTGCAAATCCAAATAAACACCGTTGCGCCGTCGCTGGCGTCGGAGGAGATCGAACGACAGATTACCTTCCCAGTCGAGCAGGCGATTAGCGGTTTGCCGGGACTCAATCAACTGCGATCTATTTCCAAGTTTGGATTGTCACAGGTCGTAGTCATTTTCGACGATGGCATCGACATCTACTTCGCTCGACAACTGATCAACGAACGGCTTTCAACAGTCGAACTGCCTGCCGGGATCAGCCGACCGCAGATGGGACCAGTGTCAACCGGATTGGGTGAAGTCTTCCACTACGTCTTGGTGTACGACGGCGTTGACTTCTCGAAAGTCTCGAAGGAGGAGCGTGTCAAGCGGTTGACCGAGTTACGAACGATTCACGATTGGGTCGTCAAGCCTCAATTGCGATCAGTGCGAGGGGTCGCCGAAGTCAACAGTTGGGGTGGTTACGAAAAGCAGTATCAAGTGCGGCTCGATCCCGAGCGGCTATTCAAGTATGGACTGACGTTTGAACAGGTCTCAGACGCGCTCCAAACCAACAACGAAAACGTCGGCGGCGGAACGATTACCGATGGCAGCGAAATGTTGCTCGTTCATGGCGTGGGACGAACGGTCAACATCGAAGAGATCAAAGACATTGTGATCACGTCCGAAGATGGCGTGCCGATCCGCGTCCGCGATGTCGCTGACGTGCAGATCGGCCACGAAATTCGTCGCGGAGCAGTCACCGCCAACGGTCGCGGCGAAGCGGTGCTGGGGCTGGGTTTCATGCTGATGGGCGAAAACAGTCACGACGTCACGTGGTCGATCAAGGAAAAAATCCAGAGCATTCAAGAAACGTTGCCGGCCGGCGTAAAGATTCAAACCGTCTACGACCGCACCGAGTTGATTGATCACGTCATTCACACCGTCCAGAAAAACCTGTTCGAGGGCGGACTGTTGGTGGTCGCGGTACTGTTCATCTTTCTCGGCAATCTGAGGGCCGGACTGATCGTGGCGATGGCGATTCCCCTATCGATGCTGTTTGCCTTCTCCGGGATGCTGAAATTCGGGATCGCTGCCAGCCTGCTGAGTTTGGGTGCGATTGATTTCGGTTTGGTCGTTGATAGCTCGGTCGTAATGATTGAGAATTGCGTGCGACATTTGGCTCACAATCGAGACGGGCGCAGTCGTTTGCAGATCATTCGCGACGCAGCGGTCGAGGTTCGCAAACCGACGATGTTCGGCGAACTGATCATCATGATCGTCTATCTGCCGATCCTGACGCTCGAAGGCATCGAAGGAAAACTGTTTCGACCGATGGCCATGACCGTCATCATGGCTCTTGCCGGCTCGATGGTTCTGTCGCTGACTCTCATGCCTGTCTTGGCTAGCCTGTTTCTCCCAAAAAACATCCAAGAAAAAGAACCGCTGCTGATCCGCGTACTCAAGCGGCTCTACGCACCCGTACTGCGGTTTACGATGCATCACAAGGCGTTCGTGATCGGGTCGGCCCTGCTCTTGCTCGTCAGTGTTTTCGGCCTCGTTGCTCCCAATCTTGGTTCGGAGTTCGTGCCTCGGCTTTCCGAAGGTGCCATCACAATAAACGTGGTGCGACTGGCCGGAACCACGATGGAGGAATCCATTCGCTACAACACGAAGATGGAGCAAGTGTTGTTGGAAAAGTTTCCGGATGAGATCGCACAGGTATGGAGTCGTATCGGGACAGCGGAAGTCGCAACCGACCCAATGGGTACCGAGCTGACCGATCTGTTTCTCACACTTCATCCGCGCGAAAGATGGATGCGGGCGGAGACGCAGGAAGAACTGACGAAGCTTGTGCAGGAAGAACTGCGTGACCTGCCCGGTCCACGACTGGCCATGTCACAACCAATCGAGATGCGGATGAATGAGATGATCTCGGGCGTCCGCTCCGATGTCGCTGCCATTCTGTACGGGGATGACCTTGACCTAATGGTCGCCAAAGCATCGGAAGTCGAGCGGGCCTTGCAGTCCATTCCCGGTGCCGAGGACGTCAAAGTCGAACAAGTTTCCGGCCAGCCGGTGCTCCAAATTCGAGTGAAGCAGGATGAAATTGCTCGTTACGGAATAACGGCCAGTACGATCATGAACCTCGTTCGCGCACTCGGAACCCATAATGTCGGGGAAGTTTACGAGGGTCAATTGCGATTTCCGCTTATTATTCGACTGCCGGAGAAAGCTCGTGCCGATCCCGACGCGATCCGTCAGATTCTCGTTGCGACGCCATCGGGTGAGCGAATCCCGCTATCACGATTGGCGACCATCGAAAAGGTCGAAGGGCCGAATACGATCAAACGGGATTGGTACCAGCGGCGGATTACGATCGAAGCCAACGTGCGTGGCCGCGATCTTGGCAGCTTCGTCGCCGAGGCACAGCGTGTCGTTGATGAAAAGGTGCAGCTACCGGCGGGACGATATCGCATCGATTGGGGTGGGCAATTCGAGAATCTACAACGCGCTCAAACGCGGTTGATGATTGTCGTGCCGGTTGCACTGTTGATGATTCTATCGCTGCTCTACATGACGTATCGCAATTGGGTTGACTCGTTTCGAGTCTTCACCGGCGTTCCATTTGCATGGATTGGCGGCATTTTGGCGCTGTGGATTCGTGACATGCCGTTTTCCATTTCGGCTGCGGTCGGATTCATCGCGCTGTCCGGCGTCGCAGTACTGGACGACATGTTGCTTGTTTCAACGATTCGACTACTTCGCCGGCGCGGACGTTCGCTTGACGAAGCAGTCGAAGAAGCAGCCATGACTCGGTTGCGACCGATTCTGATGACAACTCTAGTCGCCAGTCTCGGGTTCGTGCCAATGGCCTTCAGCACCGGAATGGGCGCGGAGGTCCAGAGACCGCTGGCAACAGTTGTGATTGGTGGCGTCTGTAGCGCGATGATCATGAGCTTGCTTGTTCTACGCGTGCTCTATGTCGTGTTCAACCTGCCGGTGGAGAGTCTGCATAAGAATGATGATAGAGGAGACGATGACGGTCATCGTCTTGAACCAGACGAACCGATTGAGCCGGAACTCAGGCATACCCCTGAACCGGCATCGATCTAA
- a CDS encoding efflux RND transporter periplasmic adaptor subunit produces MNNSPGKSPGTTTKPRGKIRRIISLVLGGIGPTLVLIGFAAVFYFGHRNDWKIPKFAALTGSAEAVRTDWCEEHSVPESICVQCDPTLMPKGPDYRWCPEHGVHNCPLHHPDVAQLKETPTVLASDLERAARALAIAPRKENNSACAVYETRIQFASVESVKQAGVDVELVERHPIVESISGSGEIVYDPTRLASLASRLPGSVWMVQKNVGDKVAKGELLAVIDAPEVGNLKSNLLRSLAEEKLQQQNVSRLTQAREVIAGSLILDAEAALAKAQADVLNAEQSLRNLGLPVQVDSLRSMSDRQVLDSLRLLGIPDEIRSQLDSLTATTNLLPIVSPIDGAISKRTVAPGEVVDPTRILFQVADTRQMWLTLSVPLESMDQLAVGQSVRFQADGSRHEVQGQLDWISTAADKQTRMVQIRAVLPNSDGHLRSETFGRGQVILRNEPDAIVIPKGSSHWEGCCQVVFVRDKSYFDSPESFKVFHVRSVRLGATNGNYTEVISGVLPGEVIATVGSDVLRAQLLKNNLGAGCDCVAE; encoded by the coding sequence GTGAATAATAGTCCTGGTAAGTCTCCCGGCACCACTACGAAGCCGCGTGGCAAGATTCGGCGGATTATATCGCTGGTCCTCGGCGGCATCGGGCCAACCTTGGTTCTCATTGGCTTTGCAGCGGTATTCTATTTTGGCCACCGCAACGATTGGAAAATCCCTAAGTTCGCCGCATTGACTGGCTCTGCGGAGGCTGTTCGGACTGATTGGTGCGAAGAGCACTCGGTCCCGGAATCGATTTGTGTCCAGTGTGATCCAACACTGATGCCCAAAGGACCAGACTACAGATGGTGCCCAGAGCACGGCGTTCATAACTGCCCGCTCCATCATCCTGACGTTGCCCAACTGAAAGAAACGCCAACTGTTCTGGCAAGTGACTTGGAGCGGGCGGCACGGGCACTCGCCATTGCTCCGCGAAAGGAAAACAACAGCGCCTGCGCGGTTTACGAGACGCGCATCCAGTTCGCTTCGGTCGAGTCCGTGAAGCAAGCTGGTGTCGATGTGGAATTGGTTGAGCGACATCCGATTGTGGAATCCATTTCCGGCAGCGGCGAGATTGTCTACGACCCGACTCGACTAGCGAGTTTGGCTTCTCGATTGCCCGGCAGCGTGTGGATGGTCCAAAAGAACGTCGGAGACAAAGTTGCCAAGGGCGAACTTCTCGCGGTCATCGATGCCCCTGAAGTCGGCAATCTGAAATCGAATCTACTGCGTTCGCTCGCCGAAGAGAAGTTGCAACAACAGAACGTATCGAGACTCACCCAGGCTCGTGAAGTGATTGCTGGATCGTTGATCCTCGATGCAGAGGCCGCGTTGGCCAAAGCCCAGGCCGATGTCCTGAATGCCGAGCAATCACTGCGAAATCTTGGCTTACCAGTGCAGGTCGATTCTTTGCGAAGCATGTCTGACCGGCAGGTTCTGGACAGCCTGCGGTTGCTCGGAATTCCCGATGAGATTCGATCACAGCTTGACAGTCTGACAGCAACCACCAACTTACTGCCAATCGTTTCACCGATTGATGGTGCTATTTCCAAGAGAACCGTAGCGCCGGGTGAAGTCGTTGATCCGACACGAATTCTATTTCAAGTCGCCGATACGCGACAGATGTGGCTCACTCTGAGCGTTCCGCTGGAGAGCATGGACCAGCTTGCTGTCGGTCAAAGCGTCCGATTTCAAGCAGACGGCAGCCGACACGAAGTCCAAGGCCAACTGGACTGGATCAGTACAGCCGCAGACAAGCAGACTCGCATGGTGCAAATTCGAGCCGTGCTTCCCAATTCCGATGGCCATTTGCGAAGTGAGACATTTGGCAGAGGGCAGGTCATCTTGCGAAACGAACCTGATGCCATCGTGATCCCAAAGGGGTCGTCACACTGGGAGGGCTGTTGTCAGGTCGTGTTCGTCCGCGACAAGAGTTATTTCGACAGTCCCGAAAGCTTCAAAGTATTCCACGTTCGCTCAGTGCGTTTGGGGGCGACCAACGGCAACTACACAGAAGTGATCTCTGGTGTTCTTCCGGGCGAGGTGATTGCCACTGTGGGCAGCGACGTGTTGCGAGCGCAGTTACTAAAAAACAATCTCGGTGCAGGCTGTGACTGCGTCGCTGAATAA
- a CDS encoding helix-turn-helix domain-containing protein, with product MLIYSKERRLEVLKAYAAGLTTREIALQFQCSESWVRRVKQEFRDQGKTSPATRRKRVPQWHSLADRIQTAVSNKPDITLQELKDQLGTALCRQTLCRALTRLKLTLKKKS from the coding sequence ATGTTGATTTATTCCAAAGAACGCCGCCTCGAAGTTCTGAAAGCGTATGCAGCCGGTTTAACAACCCGGGAGATTGCATTGCAATTTCAATGCAGTGAATCGTGGGTTAGACGGGTCAAACAAGAGTTTCGAGATCAGGGAAAAACCAGCCCTGCCACCAGGCGTAAACGAGTTCCCCAGTGGCATTCACTGGCAGATCGAATTCAAACTGCAGTCTCAAATAAACCGGATATCACTCTGCAGGAATTGAAGGATCAGCTTGGCACAGCACTCTGTCGTCAGACATTGTGTCGCGCATTAACACGTTTAAAGCTCACTCTCAAAAAAAAGTCCTGA